Proteins found in one Gordonia sp. PDNC005 genomic segment:
- a CDS encoding ABC transporter ATP-binding protein, with protein sequence MTESPESRSGDVSGVEIVLDHVSKTYSGQKTAAVADVSMTIPAGEIVVFVGPSGSGKTTTMRMINRLIEPTSGRITIGGRDALSLDANKLRQSIGYAIQQGGLFPHMTVAQNIAVVPKLLKWDKQRIADRVAELLDMVGLDADQFAHRYPRQLSGGQQQRVGVARALAADPPVLLMDEPFGAVDPITRGLLQDELMQLQEELRKTIVFVTHDFSEAVKLGDRIAVLGEQSRILQYDTPEAILANPANDTVAGFVGQGASLQQLNLKRVRDVDIEDRPTAREDDSVSDFAERIDDWGVILDNRDRPVRWTDRAHLTGATSLRTVGLPLGEMVTTSSTLQDALEAILAERNASTVVTGTRGRYAGVVTIETLIDAIRSMRDEHRGDPPIAEAGLVANPVETPAATDGPGR encoded by the coding sequence ATGACCGAGAGTCCAGAATCGAGATCCGGTGACGTCTCCGGCGTGGAGATCGTTCTCGATCATGTCTCGAAGACGTATTCCGGCCAGAAGACGGCGGCCGTCGCCGACGTATCGATGACGATTCCCGCTGGCGAGATCGTGGTGTTCGTCGGACCGTCCGGCAGCGGAAAGACCACCACGATGAGAATGATCAACCGGCTGATAGAACCGACATCGGGCCGAATCACCATCGGTGGGCGCGACGCGTTGTCGCTCGACGCGAACAAGCTCAGGCAGAGCATCGGATACGCCATCCAGCAGGGCGGACTCTTCCCGCACATGACCGTCGCCCAGAACATCGCGGTGGTCCCGAAACTGCTGAAGTGGGACAAGCAGCGGATCGCCGATCGAGTCGCCGAACTCCTCGACATGGTCGGCCTCGACGCCGACCAGTTCGCACATCGCTACCCCCGCCAGTTGTCCGGCGGCCAGCAGCAGCGAGTCGGGGTGGCACGCGCGCTGGCGGCCGACCCGCCGGTCCTCCTGATGGACGAGCCGTTCGGCGCAGTCGATCCGATCACGCGTGGCCTGCTCCAGGACGAGCTCATGCAGCTTCAAGAAGAGCTGCGCAAAACGATCGTCTTCGTGACACACGACTTCAGTGAAGCGGTGAAGCTCGGCGACCGGATCGCAGTATTGGGCGAGCAGTCTCGAATCCTGCAGTACGACACCCCGGAGGCGATCCTCGCCAATCCCGCCAACGACACGGTCGCGGGCTTCGTCGGGCAGGGCGCGTCACTGCAGCAGTTGAACCTCAAACGGGTCCGCGACGTCGACATCGAAGACCGCCCGACCGCCCGCGAAGACGACTCGGTGTCCGACTTCGCCGAGCGCATCGACGACTGGGGCGTCATCCTCGACAACCGGGATCGTCCTGTCAGGTGGACCGATCGGGCGCACCTCACGGGTGCGACGTCACTCCGCACCGTCGGGCTCCCGCTCGGGGAGATGGTCACCACGTCGTCGACGCTCCAGGACGCGCTGGAGGCGATCCTCGCCGAACGCAACGCATCGACGGTGGTGACCGGCACACGGGGTCGGTACGCCGGCGTGGTCACCATCGAGACGTTGATCGACGCCATCCGATCCATGCGTGACGAGCACCGCGGCGATCCGCCGATCGCCGAGGCCGGGCTGGTCGCGAATCCCGTCGAGACACCTGCGGCGACCGACGGCCCGGGCCGATGA
- a CDS encoding siderophore-interacting protein translates to MADGRVYATTVCEVVDLTPRMRRLTLTAPELAGLALTGPDEYVGLLMPNSAEHALVLPSLGDGPNIRAAVSAMDDDVRPDLRWYTVRAHRPDVCEIDVDIVIHGDQGPGTRFARRARAGTEVGIRESTAMYSSDASPASRLLVGDETALPAISRILETTPDAPTRVLIEVGSTSDRVDVDSATPIEWITRGTQIPGTALDEALRAASVASDVGLVWMCGERSAVRGMRRHLVDDRGVGRDRILFSGYWRLGEARG, encoded by the coding sequence GTGGCTGACGGACGCGTGTATGCGACAACCGTATGCGAGGTTGTGGACCTGACTCCGCGGATGCGCCGCCTGACGTTGACGGCCCCCGAACTCGCGGGTCTGGCATTGACCGGTCCGGACGAGTACGTCGGCCTTCTCATGCCGAACTCGGCGGAACATGCGCTTGTCCTGCCGTCCCTCGGGGACGGCCCGAACATCCGTGCCGCGGTGAGCGCGATGGACGACGATGTTCGGCCCGACCTCCGGTGGTACACGGTGCGTGCGCATCGCCCGGACGTGTGCGAGATCGACGTAGACATCGTGATCCACGGTGATCAAGGACCAGGGACACGGTTCGCTCGTCGAGCTCGGGCCGGGACCGAGGTCGGGATTCGGGAGAGCACCGCGATGTACTCATCCGATGCTTCGCCCGCATCGCGTCTGCTCGTCGGCGACGAGACGGCACTGCCTGCGATCTCCCGCATCCTCGAGACGACACCGGATGCACCGACGCGGGTTCTGATCGAGGTCGGCTCGACTTCGGACCGGGTGGACGTTGATTCGGCCACGCCGATCGAGTGGATCACCCGCGGCACACAGATCCCGGGCACGGCGCTCGACGAAGCGCTCCGCGCCGCTTCCGTCGCCTCGGATGTGGGCTTGGTCTGGATGTGCGGCGAACGATCCGCCGTCCGTGGAATGCGCCGACACCTGGTGGACGATCGGGGTGTCGGGCGGGACCGGATCCTGTTCTCCGGATACTGGCGACTCGGCGAAGCACGAGGATGA
- a CDS encoding iron chelate uptake ABC transporter family permease subunit: MPSSTAVKRPDDDLSAGPRRRNWIAVPVCVALLAIAVVLSLSVGARFTPIGDVVQALLGTGDQNVVNIVGTLRVNRTVNALICGVALGLAGVLMQAVTRNPLADPGVLGVNAGASFGVVAGLTVFGSLGAVGSVWLALAGAAAASIVILAFSSSRVVAGSPVRLTLAGVAFAAVLSGVTQTLVLTDESVLDVYRFWRVGSLTARPVDEALPLLGFVVAGAVLALALASSLNALALGDDTARSLGARPARVRVLALVAVTLLAGTATALAGPIAFVGLVVPHLLRPVIGPDHRLLLPLSMLAAPTLLLVADVVGRVIGRGGEVQVGVVMALIGGPMLIFFVNGRRKAGLS; encoded by the coding sequence ATGCCCTCTTCAACGGCCGTGAAACGACCGGACGACGATCTGTCTGCCGGCCCTCGCCGGCGAAACTGGATCGCGGTCCCCGTGTGCGTGGCCCTGCTCGCGATCGCCGTCGTGTTGAGTCTCTCCGTCGGCGCACGCTTCACACCCATCGGGGACGTCGTCCAGGCCCTGCTCGGCACCGGCGACCAGAACGTCGTGAACATCGTGGGCACACTCCGCGTCAACCGAACCGTCAACGCCCTGATCTGCGGAGTCGCACTCGGCCTGGCGGGCGTCCTGATGCAGGCTGTCACGCGCAACCCGCTCGCCGACCCCGGTGTCCTCGGGGTTAACGCAGGCGCGTCGTTCGGCGTGGTCGCCGGTCTCACGGTGTTCGGTTCGCTCGGCGCCGTCGGATCGGTCTGGCTGGCGCTCGCCGGGGCGGCGGCCGCCTCCATCGTGATCCTTGCGTTCTCGTCGAGCCGAGTCGTCGCAGGTTCACCCGTGCGCCTGACACTCGCGGGCGTCGCATTCGCCGCAGTGTTGTCCGGGGTCACCCAGACCCTCGTCTTGACCGACGAGTCGGTTCTCGACGTGTACCGATTCTGGCGCGTCGGATCGTTGACGGCCCGCCCGGTCGACGAGGCGTTGCCGCTGCTCGGTTTTGTGGTCGCCGGGGCAGTTCTCGCTCTCGCGTTGGCGTCGTCGTTGAACGCGTTGGCCCTCGGTGACGACACCGCGCGGTCCCTCGGCGCCAGGCCCGCGCGAGTCAGGGTCCTCGCACTCGTGGCGGTGACGCTGCTGGCAGGCACGGCCACGGCGCTCGCCGGCCCGATCGCGTTCGTCGGACTGGTGGTGCCACATCTGTTGCGTCCGGTGATCGGCCCCGATCACCGGCTCCTGCTGCCGCTGTCGATGCTCGCCGCGCCGACGCTGCTGCTGGTGGCAGACGTGGTCGGACGGGTCATCGGCCGAGGCGGCGAAGTGCAGGTGGGTGTGGTGATGGCGCTCATCGGCGGCCCGATGCTCATCTTCTTCGTCAACGGTCGACGGAAGGCGGGGCTCTCGTGA
- a CDS encoding ABC transporter permease, with the protein MTTDTRAARSTTIQLWAQPLVVAVLAGGVLAWALSRDLTDTQKATINSSYIAQLIGEHLALTVAITAIVLAVSVPLAVLVTRNRFRWLAPLFVGIANIGQAAPAIGLLVLFFLWTATTGFWIGVLPVAFYSLLPVLRNSILGLNEVDRALIDAARGQGMSEVRILLTVELPLAVPFILAGLRTSLVLAVGTATLCFLVDAGGLGILIDTGYKLRDNVTLVTGAVLAVSLALIVDWCGALAERYLGPKGLR; encoded by the coding sequence ATGACAACCGACACCAGGGCCGCACGGTCGACGACGATTCAGCTGTGGGCGCAGCCGCTCGTCGTCGCGGTCCTCGCGGGCGGTGTGCTCGCGTGGGCGCTGAGCCGGGACTTGACCGACACTCAGAAGGCGACGATCAACAGTTCGTACATCGCTCAATTGATCGGCGAGCATCTGGCACTGACCGTGGCGATCACTGCGATCGTGCTCGCCGTGTCGGTGCCGCTGGCGGTCCTCGTCACCCGGAACCGCTTCCGATGGTTGGCGCCGTTGTTCGTCGGCATCGCGAATATCGGACAAGCGGCTCCCGCCATCGGTCTGCTGGTGCTGTTCTTTCTGTGGACGGCGACCACCGGCTTCTGGATCGGCGTGCTGCCGGTCGCGTTCTATTCGCTCCTGCCGGTGCTGCGGAACAGCATTCTCGGCCTGAACGAAGTCGATCGAGCGTTGATCGACGCCGCTCGCGGCCAAGGCATGTCGGAGGTGCGGATCCTGCTCACGGTGGAATTACCGCTGGCAGTTCCCTTCATCCTCGCGGGTCTGAGGACGTCTCTCGTGCTCGCGGTGGGAACGGCGACGCTGTGCTTCCTCGTCGACGCGGGCGGTCTCGGAATCTTGATCGACACCGGCTACAAACTCCGCGACAACGTCACACTCGTCACCGGCGCCGTGCTCGCGGTGAGCCTCGCACTGATCGTCGACTGGTGCGGCGCACTCGCCGAACGGTACCTGGGACCGAAGGGACTCCGATGA
- a CDS encoding ABC transporter permease — MNDIWNFISHRRSQLAVDSYLHVSAVIQCLLLATVIGVLVGIAVYRSPAGSAIATALSSTILTIPSFALLGLLIPILGLGVPPTVIALTMYSLLPIVRNTIVGLGAVDPAVTDAARGIGMSRLRVLTRVELVLAWPSILTGMRVSTQMAMGILAIAAYAKGPGLGNLIFSGLSRVGSPTAIPQALTGTVLIVILALILDGIYVLIGRLTTSKGIR, encoded by the coding sequence CTGAACGATATCTGGAATTTCATCAGCCATAGACGGTCGCAGCTCGCGGTCGATTCCTATCTGCATGTCAGTGCCGTCATTCAATGCCTTCTGCTGGCGACGGTCATCGGCGTCCTGGTGGGGATCGCTGTTTATCGCAGTCCGGCCGGCTCCGCGATCGCCACCGCTTTGTCGAGCACAATTCTCACGATTCCGTCGTTTGCGCTGCTGGGTCTGCTGATTCCGATTCTCGGTCTGGGCGTTCCGCCGACAGTCATCGCACTGACCATGTACTCACTGTTGCCGATCGTGCGGAACACGATCGTCGGACTCGGCGCCGTCGATCCCGCGGTGACAGATGCGGCACGCGGCATCGGCATGAGTCGGCTGCGTGTCCTCACGCGAGTCGAACTGGTCCTCGCGTGGCCGTCGATCCTGACGGGCATGCGCGTCAGCACGCAGATGGCGATGGGAATCCTCGCGATCGCGGCGTACGCGAAGGGCCCCGGTCTCGGAAATCTGATCTTCTCCGGCCTGTCTCGTGTCGGCAGCCCGACAGCGATCCCACAAGCACTCACCGGCACGGTCCTGATCGTGATCCTCGCGTTGATCCTCGACGGGATCTACGTTCTGATCGGCCGACTCACCACCTCGAAAGGAATCCGATGA
- a CDS encoding iron-siderophore ABC transporter substrate-binding protein translates to MQLSQRPSPRSRRGLVAAVVGAFAAIALVVSGCGSSDDGASGGDPYTVKHAMGETTLEGVPQRIVVLDSPHLDALIALGITPVGAPEIGAGRGFPGYLADKLTDVAPVGYIAEPNVDAIANLAPDLIIGSKVRHEALYKELSAIAPTVFSADTGTNWHEQAELTAAAVNQSAKMTELLAGVDERAAEVGTKVGAKGKSVSIVRFRTDNFRLYGPGTFSGSVLSKMGFTFGDRQWNEYSMAELSPELYEQINGDVVFYTSPGGDPAATTQASVTKLWSGLPAVKANKAFSVDDDTWMVGIGVIGAGLVTDQVEKLLA, encoded by the coding sequence ATGCAACTATCTCAGCGTCCCTCCCCACGCAGTCGGCGCGGACTCGTAGCCGCAGTCGTCGGCGCCTTCGCAGCGATCGCCCTCGTCGTCTCCGGCTGCGGCTCGTCCGATGACGGCGCATCCGGCGGCGACCCGTACACCGTCAAGCACGCCATGGGTGAGACGACGCTCGAGGGCGTCCCCCAGCGCATCGTGGTCCTCGACTCGCCGCACCTCGACGCCCTCATCGCACTCGGTATCACGCCGGTCGGGGCCCCCGAGATCGGTGCGGGCCGCGGCTTTCCCGGCTACCTCGCCGACAAGCTGACCGATGTCGCTCCCGTCGGCTACATCGCGGAACCGAACGTCGACGCGATCGCAAACCTCGCTCCCGATCTGATCATCGGATCCAAGGTGCGGCATGAAGCGCTGTACAAGGAGCTCTCGGCCATCGCGCCGACGGTCTTCTCCGCTGACACCGGCACCAACTGGCACGAGCAGGCCGAACTGACCGCCGCAGCGGTCAACCAGTCGGCCAAGATGACCGAACTCCTCGCAGGTGTCGACGAGCGCGCGGCTGAAGTCGGAACGAAGGTCGGCGCCAAGGGCAAGAGCGTGTCGATCGTGCGCTTCCGCACCGACAACTTCCGCCTCTATGGACCCGGAACATTCTCCGGATCAGTCCTGTCCAAGATGGGTTTCACCTTCGGCGACCGCCAGTGGAACGAGTACTCGATGGCCGAACTGAGTCCTGAGCTGTACGAACAGATCAACGGCGACGTCGTGTTCTACACGAGCCCCGGCGGCGATCCCGCGGCGACGACTCAGGCTTCGGTGACCAAGCTGTGGTCCGGCCTGCCTGCGGTCAAGGCGAACAAGGCGTTCAGCGTCGACGACGACACCTGGATGGTCGGCATCGGCGTCATCGGCGCGGGTCTGGTCACCGACCAGGTCGAGAAGCTGCTGGCCTGA
- a CDS encoding TetR/AcrR family transcriptional regulator, whose amino-acid sequence MTRPAAVRDYAGVTADDRRHERRTRLLAVGRTTWGRAGIGDISIRGVCRDAELAARYFYENFANRDAYLVAIADGVREQMVATMVQSSSAAGGSIGRRLHAALTAFLRAVADDPEAFRIMTTDVSSVPGLEHRRNETLDLVADIVLAHFVEIAGGPDGQTVDETELRPAARFVVGGVNRLIEAWIVERDVSIDDLAATCTRLALSLAGPAS is encoded by the coding sequence ATGACTCGACCAGCTGCCGTGCGCGACTACGCGGGCGTGACCGCCGACGACCGGCGGCACGAACGCCGAACGCGGCTGCTCGCAGTCGGGCGGACCACGTGGGGCCGAGCCGGGATCGGCGACATCAGCATCCGTGGTGTGTGCCGAGACGCCGAACTGGCCGCGCGCTATTTCTACGAGAACTTCGCCAACCGTGACGCGTACCTCGTGGCGATCGCCGACGGAGTACGCGAACAGATGGTCGCCACCATGGTGCAGTCGAGTTCCGCCGCGGGCGGATCGATCGGCAGACGACTACATGCGGCGCTCACCGCGTTCCTGCGCGCCGTCGCAGACGACCCCGAGGCGTTCCGGATCATGACGACGGACGTCTCGAGCGTCCCCGGTCTCGAGCATCGACGGAACGAGACGCTCGATCTGGTCGCCGACATCGTGCTCGCACACTTCGTCGAGATCGCGGGCGGACCCGATGGACAGACTGTGGACGAGACGGAGCTCCGACCCGCGGCACGATTTGTGGTCGGGGGAGTGAACCGGCTCATCGAGGCCTGGATCGTCGAACGCGACGTGTCGATAGACGACCTCGCGGCGACGTGCACTCGGCTCGCGCTCAGCCTCGCCGGCCCCGCGTCCTAG
- a CDS encoding iron chelate uptake ABC transporter family permease subunit yields the protein MSSRAVADHALTSDDRVVRSRHGRWSLRFSRRTTITTAALAAVLVLVLVASLLLGEYRVSPAALIDTLLGDPPNRLTDFFVLTRRLPRALVAITVGAALAVSGSLFQSTTRNPLAGPDMLGVSHGASVGAVVVILVLGGSLTQAAVGAAIGAIVAAALILLISARSGLQGVQLILSGIAIAAMATAIVDYILTQVFVASATTAQAWLIGSLQGRGWDHLWPMLIALVIAAPVLAVTSPASRLSALGESVSVTLGVRTVGLRWVLIGVATLLVAVAVAVAGPIAFVALVSPHIAYALARTRSLVVSALTGATILAVSDLIAQYSLSGPIPVGAVTVVIGGVFFLWLLLAGGRRRG from the coding sequence ATGTCCTCGCGCGCCGTCGCCGACCACGCACTCACGTCCGACGACCGGGTCGTCCGATCGCGGCACGGCAGATGGTCCCTTCGGTTCAGCAGACGCACGACGATCACGACAGCCGCTCTCGCAGCGGTGCTCGTGCTCGTCCTGGTGGCGTCGCTGTTGTTGGGCGAGTACCGGGTCAGTCCGGCCGCGCTGATCGACACCCTGCTCGGTGATCCGCCGAACCGACTCACCGACTTCTTCGTCCTGACCCGACGACTGCCGCGCGCCCTCGTGGCGATCACTGTCGGCGCGGCCCTCGCCGTCTCGGGTTCGCTGTTTCAATCGACGACGCGCAATCCGCTCGCCGGCCCCGACATGCTCGGCGTGAGCCACGGCGCCTCGGTGGGCGCCGTCGTGGTGATCCTGGTGCTCGGCGGTTCACTGACTCAGGCGGCCGTCGGAGCGGCGATCGGCGCAATCGTCGCCGCCGCACTGATTCTGCTGATCAGCGCGCGATCGGGACTTCAGGGCGTCCAGTTGATCCTGTCCGGAATCGCGATCGCCGCAATGGCGACAGCGATCGTCGACTACATCCTCACTCAGGTGTTCGTGGCGAGCGCGACCACCGCGCAGGCCTGGCTCATCGGATCGCTGCAAGGTCGCGGTTGGGACCATCTGTGGCCGATGCTGATCGCGCTCGTCATCGCGGCTCCCGTCCTCGCCGTCACATCGCCTGCGTCGCGGCTCTCGGCGCTGGGGGAGAGCGTCTCGGTCACGCTGGGCGTCCGGACCGTCGGCCTCCGGTGGGTGCTGATCGGTGTGGCCACGCTGCTGGTCGCGGTCGCGGTGGCCGTGGCGGGTCCGATCGCCTTCGTCGCACTGGTGTCCCCGCACATCGCGTATGCGCTGGCCCGGACGCGAAGCCTTGTCGTCTCGGCTCTGACGGGCGCGACGATTCTCGCCGTGTCCGACCTCATCGCGCAGTACTCGCTGTCCGGGCCGATTCCGGTCGGCGCGGTGACCGTGGTCATCGGCGGCGTGTTCTTCCTATGGCTTCTGCTGGCGGGAGGACGGCGCCGTGGCTGA
- a CDS encoding ABC transporter ATP-binding protein, whose product MKHDDAVLTATGLSISYDGREVVHSVDVALTEGAFTVILGPNASGKSTVLRSLARVHKRDNGDIVFDGKSLDAYGSKELARRLGLLPQDAVSPEGMRVADLISRGRHPHHSAFQRWTAEDDDATRAAMAATGTTELAQRFVDQLSGGQRQRVWVALLLAQQTDVMLLDEPTTFLDIAYQFELLDLLRDLNRGGKTVVAVLHDLNQAARYADQLILMKDGEVVATGSPSELLTAERVHDVFGIEAVIVDDPVTGTPMVVRR is encoded by the coding sequence ATGAAGCACGACGACGCTGTGTTGACCGCCACCGGCCTCTCCATCTCATACGACGGTCGCGAGGTGGTCCACAGCGTCGACGTCGCGCTCACCGAGGGCGCCTTCACGGTGATCCTCGGACCGAACGCATCCGGGAAGTCCACGGTGTTGCGTTCACTCGCCCGGGTGCACAAGCGCGACAACGGCGACATCGTCTTCGACGGCAAGAGCCTCGACGCGTACGGCTCGAAGGAACTGGCTCGGCGACTGGGCCTGCTCCCGCAGGACGCGGTGTCGCCCGAGGGCATGCGTGTCGCCGATCTGATCTCCCGAGGCAGGCATCCCCACCACTCGGCCTTCCAACGGTGGACCGCCGAGGACGACGACGCCACGAGGGCCGCGATGGCCGCGACCGGGACGACGGAGCTCGCACAACGATTCGTGGACCAGCTGTCCGGCGGACAACGGCAACGGGTCTGGGTCGCGTTGCTTCTGGCACAGCAGACCGACGTGATGCTCCTCGACGAGCCGACGACATTTCTCGACATCGCGTACCAGTTCGAGCTGCTCGACCTGCTTCGCGACCTGAACCGGGGAGGGAAGACGGTCGTCGCAGTCCTGCACGACCTGAATCAGGCCGCCCGGTACGCCGATCAACTGATTCTGATGAAGGACGGCGAGGTCGTGGCTACCGGTTCGCCGTCGGAACTGCTGACCGCTGAGCGAGTCCACGACGTGTTCGGCATCGAAGCGGTCATCGTCGACGATCCGGTGACCGGCACTCCGATGGTGGTTCGCCGCTAG
- a CDS encoding glycine betaine ABC transporter substrate-binding protein, translating to MRRRSLRIAIASVVATVVVAAGTACGLESGGALPLPVKPGSITEQPDLVGAKITVGSKDFTEQVTLGYILEFAVAAAGADVRDLTNIQGSNSSRDAMVAGQVDLAIEYTGTGWINYLGNEKPIADPAAQFDAVRDADLKENDVVWVNPAPLDNTYALAVNQKNLASLGVRTLSQYADLVKRDPASASTCLETEFRSRQDGFPGMAKAYEFPASAAQTQILQTGIIYQATANGNCAFGEVFTTDGRIKALNLALLDDDRHFFPHYNAAVTMRSETAEAHPSIAKVTKPVMDALTSEEMSELNRQVDVDGREPADVARDWMVKKGFVTI from the coding sequence ATGAGAAGACGTTCACTGCGCATCGCGATCGCCTCGGTCGTCGCGACAGTCGTCGTCGCGGCCGGAACCGCGTGCGGCCTCGAATCCGGTGGCGCGCTCCCATTGCCGGTGAAGCCGGGGTCGATCACCGAACAACCGGACCTGGTCGGCGCCAAGATCACCGTGGGTTCGAAGGACTTCACCGAACAGGTGACACTCGGCTACATCTTGGAGTTCGCGGTGGCCGCAGCAGGCGCCGATGTCCGGGACCTGACGAACATTCAGGGATCGAACTCGTCTCGCGACGCGATGGTCGCCGGACAGGTCGACCTGGCGATCGAGTACACGGGCACCGGGTGGATCAACTACCTCGGGAACGAGAAGCCGATCGCCGATCCGGCCGCCCAGTTCGACGCGGTCCGTGACGCCGATCTCAAGGAGAACGACGTCGTCTGGGTGAATCCGGCGCCGTTGGACAACACATACGCGCTCGCCGTCAATCAGAAGAATCTCGCGTCGTTGGGGGTCCGGACGCTGTCGCAGTACGCGGACCTGGTCAAGCGCGACCCGGCATCGGCCAGTACCTGTCTGGAGACCGAGTTCCGGAGCCGTCAGGACGGCTTCCCAGGAATGGCGAAGGCATACGAGTTTCCCGCGTCGGCGGCACAGACGCAGATCCTGCAGACGGGGATCATCTATCAGGCCACTGCGAACGGCAATTGTGCGTTCGGCGAGGTGTTCACGACCGATGGTCGAATCAAGGCTCTGAATCTCGCTCTTCTCGACGACGACCGCCACTTCTTCCCGCACTACAACGCGGCGGTGACAATGCGGTCGGAGACTGCGGAGGCCCACCCGTCGATCGCGAAGGTCACCAAGCCGGTGATGGACGCATTGACGTCCGAGGAGATGAGCGAACTCAACCGCCAGGTGGACGTCGACGGACGGGAACCCGCCGACGTCGCACGCGACTGGATGGTCAAGAAGGGATTCGTCACGATCTGA
- a CDS encoding oxygenase MpaB family protein, producing MTSQIPRRHPSTPAPVPPGVAAFARLLRITPPDEAQFRRYGEALTEGDPLMDDLVDWMVTVGVKEIRPMFELALERGIDQVDDAPDELRDFFAVVEDTPSWVDHDALRRAGLAMNSSGVDGLYIARDVSLVGGYTFSGFNQTLLRTGALEKGSNTRFAETSQWAIDVISTGGLDRFGAGYRSTLRVRLIHSLVRRHVVAMDDWDSDLYGLPINQTDMAATIVGSLVAPALGGLGIGLFHTPAEYAAIAHLTRYVGWLMGISDEFLPTDFSGAVRLLHHTSAALAVPDDTSKQLARPMADDPLTWNYPTMQAVRRRVARSQHLSISTFFLGRGAMHTLGLPTNTLPWYPLVKIPVNLIESAVRLLPGGRERSAVRGVRAQQRFLSVMEATPVTIGATTHLASHAA from the coding sequence TTGACCAGTCAGATCCCACGGCGGCACCCCTCCACGCCGGCACCGGTCCCGCCCGGAGTCGCCGCGTTCGCTCGTCTCTTGCGGATCACGCCGCCCGACGAGGCTCAATTCCGTCGCTACGGCGAGGCTCTCACCGAGGGTGATCCCCTCATGGACGACCTCGTCGACTGGATGGTCACCGTCGGCGTCAAGGAGATCCGCCCGATGTTCGAGCTCGCACTCGAGCGCGGAATCGATCAGGTCGACGACGCGCCAGACGAACTGCGCGACTTCTTCGCGGTCGTCGAGGACACGCCGTCGTGGGTTGACCACGACGCACTCCGGCGGGCCGGGCTGGCAATGAACTCGAGTGGCGTCGACGGTCTGTACATCGCGCGGGACGTCTCCCTCGTCGGCGGCTACACGTTCTCCGGATTCAACCAGACCCTGCTTCGAACGGGTGCTCTCGAGAAGGGTTCGAACACCCGGTTCGCCGAGACTTCGCAGTGGGCGATCGACGTGATCAGCACTGGTGGCCTCGACCGTTTCGGTGCAGGTTACCGGTCGACGCTGCGGGTCCGTCTGATCCACTCTCTCGTTCGACGCCACGTCGTCGCGATGGACGACTGGGACTCCGACCTGTACGGCCTTCCGATCAATCAGACAGACATGGCCGCCACCATCGTCGGATCTCTCGTCGCGCCGGCTCTCGGCGGCCTGGGGATCGGGCTCTTCCACACACCCGCCGAGTACGCGGCGATCGCGCACCTGACCAGGTATGTCGGATGGCTGATGGGCATCTCCGACGAGTTCCTGCCGACCGACTTCTCCGGCGCCGTGCGCCTCCTGCATCACACGTCTGCAGCATTGGCGGTTCCGGACGACACGTCGAAGCAACTCGCCCGGCCGATGGCCGACGATCCGCTGACCTGGAACTATCCGACCATGCAGGCCGTCCGGAGGCGGGTCGCTCGATCCCAGCACCTGTCGATCAGCACGTTCTTCCTCGGACGCGGCGCGATGCACACTCTGGGCCTACCCACGAACACCCTGCCGTGGTACCCGCTCGTGAAGATCCCGGTGAATCTCATCGAGTCCGCCGTTCGACTTCTGCCGGGCGGACGAGAGCGCTCAGCCGTCCGGGGCGTGCGCGCACAACAGCGGTTCCTGTCGGTTATGGAGGCGACACCGGTCACGATCGGGGCGACGACGCATCTCGCCTCCCATGCAGCCTGA